TCAATACAGAGAATACAAAAAAACTAAAATCTTGCAGGTGCAAAGTTGAACttgtcttttctctttaaaaagactTTCAAAAAAGGTGTGGCTCTTCCTTCAGAAGGGTGCAGTCCCTTGCCTCTCCTCAGATGCCATTTATTGCTCCTTGTTGTCCTCCTTTGCATCTTCACagctttcctcctcttcctcctcctggaCCAGGAACTCCTCAGGCGGCCATCTCAGCTCCCCGCTCTCCACATCGCCCTCCGTTGGCTCCACCACGATTGAGGGCAGGCGGTCCTTCAGCTTGCAGTAACAGTCAAAGTCAGAGGGATCAGGGAAAATCTGAAAGAGCCAAGAAACAGCCTGTGAGAGGAGCAGCTCTCAAGCAGCCTTAGCTAACATCCGACTCTCCAAACTTGGTTTTCAGGGTGGACTAGTCTGGACACAGAGTACGCAACTGGGTGATGGGAAAAACCCCTCAACTTCTTCATAATCTCTGAGAACTTGAAATCAGCACAGCCCAAGAGGCTTTCAAAGCACATACGTTTACTCATCAAATAGGCACCCGCTTTTGGATATTTACCCAAAAGCCTCAACCCCTCCTCCCACCACAGCTTTTGCATGAATGCTCATGAGTTTGCAAACTGAGCTATCTCAATCTGCAAATCTGATCTTGCTTCCTGCTGTCAAGTCAAGCTACACTCGTGCTCCAGGCACTGCTGCCAGAAGGGGAATGAGGCACAAGGTAGCACAGCACCAGAGCAGTCCTCACCCTCA
This region of Excalfactoria chinensis isolate bCotChi1 chromosome 3, bCotChi1.hap2, whole genome shotgun sequence genomic DNA includes:
- the LBH gene encoding protein LBH gives rise to the protein MSVLCPLPCPDYLRSAEMTEVMMSTPAMDEIGLSPRKDGLSYQIFPDPSDFDCYCKLKDRLPSIVVEPTEGDVESGELRWPPEEFLVQEEEEEESCEDAKEDNKEQ